A single region of the Pseudorhodoplanes sp. genome encodes:
- a CDS encoding sugar ABC transporter permease — MTTAIGGTIAARAGWRTRIVDNERVLWRLMLSPAILYIVLLVGFPFFLSLFYSVSDVTVGSRGMAFVGLENFRRVLATDTFWTALWNTLIFTIVSQFFVLVFANILAMALSGNFRGKWLVRLLILLPWVAPISLGAIGWLWIYDSIYSVINWTGQALRILGPNDWPIWLGQPNLAMASIIIVQIWRIVPLATVILLAGLTSIPQDIYDAAAVDGAGFWRRTFQITFPLLMPITLVAVLFGIVFTFTDMIVVFVLTRGGPYDQTQVLATWAFFTGIQGGDLAGGAAVSLFLFPVLVAVAIVFLLLARRSEVT; from the coding sequence ATGACGACCGCGATCGGTGGTACTATCGCCGCAAGGGCGGGCTGGCGCACGCGCATCGTCGACAACGAGCGCGTGTTGTGGCGCCTGATGCTCTCCCCAGCGATCCTCTACATCGTGCTGCTCGTCGGCTTCCCGTTCTTTCTCTCGCTGTTCTACAGCGTCTCCGATGTCACCGTCGGCAGTCGTGGCATGGCGTTTGTTGGACTTGAGAATTTCCGCCGTGTTCTGGCGACCGACACGTTCTGGACCGCGCTCTGGAACACGCTCATCTTCACCATCGTCTCGCAGTTCTTTGTTCTCGTGTTCGCCAACATCCTGGCGATGGCGCTGTCTGGAAATTTCCGCGGCAAGTGGTTGGTGCGCCTTCTGATCCTGCTGCCCTGGGTCGCCCCGATCTCGCTCGGCGCGATCGGCTGGCTGTGGATCTACGATTCGATCTATTCGGTGATCAACTGGACCGGGCAGGCCTTGCGTATCCTCGGGCCGAACGACTGGCCGATCTGGCTCGGCCAGCCCAATCTCGCGATGGCCTCGATTATCATCGTGCAGATCTGGCGCATCGTGCCGCTTGCGACCGTCATCCTGCTCGCCGGCCTCACCTCGATCCCGCAGGACATCTACGACGCGGCGGCGGTTGACGGCGCTGGCTTCTGGCGCCGCACGTTTCAGATCACGTTCCCGTTGTTGATGCCGATCACGCTCGTCGCCGTGCTGTTCGGCATCGTCTTCACCTTCACCGACATGATCGTGGTGTTCGTTCTGACCCGCGGCGGCCCCTATGACCAGACACAAGTGCTCGCGACCTGGGCCTTCTTCACCGGCATTCAGGGCGGCGATCTCGCCGGCGGGGCGGCGGTGTCGCTCTTCCTTTTCCCGGTGCTGGTGGCGGTGGCCATTGTGTTCCTGTTGCTCGCGCGGCGTTCTGAGGTGACGTGA
- a CDS encoding carbohydrate ABC transporter substrate-binding protein, with the protein MIQRRGAAHYDRWFNNTYTKEWGKKNDTEVIVDNINLALLESRAAAEVSAQKGHDLFMFLMPPSVFEDQVVPMNEVYTECEKMNGKAIDLGIKSTYNPKTKRYFAFSDSYVPDPVNYRTDLWGDIGMKPDTWEDIRVGGKKIKEKTRIPVGIGLSAEIDTGVAMRAIMYSFGAHEQDEAGNLTINSKNTLEALRFVKGLFEDCMTAEVLAWDASSNNRQMLAGRSSLVLNAISVTRTGENQKMSIHEKIAVAKAAKGPVRRMGLEHVMDCYVIWKFSENIPGAQKFLVDYIGNFKEAFTASEFYNFPCFPQTVPDLKQLISNDKKAVPPDKYAVLEDVLDWATNIGYPGYSTAPISDTYQTWLLNTAFAEAATGAETPEDALKKLDTKMKAIWGKWRERGMI; encoded by the coding sequence GTGATCCAAAGACGGGGTGCAGCTCACTATGACCGGTGGTTCAACAACACCTACACCAAGGAATGGGGCAAGAAGAACGACACCGAGGTGATCGTCGACAACATCAATCTCGCGCTTCTGGAGTCGCGCGCCGCAGCGGAGGTGTCGGCGCAGAAGGGCCACGACCTGTTCATGTTCCTCATGCCGCCTTCGGTATTCGAGGATCAGGTCGTGCCCATGAACGAGGTCTACACCGAGTGCGAAAAGATGAACGGCAAGGCGATCGATCTCGGGATCAAGAGCACTTATAACCCGAAGACCAAGAGATATTTCGCCTTCTCCGACAGCTATGTGCCGGACCCGGTGAACTACCGCACCGATCTCTGGGGTGACATCGGCATGAAGCCGGACACCTGGGAGGACATCCGTGTCGGCGGCAAGAAGATCAAGGAGAAGACTCGCATTCCGGTGGGCATCGGTCTTTCCGCCGAGATCGATACCGGCGTGGCCATGCGGGCCATCATGTATTCGTTCGGCGCGCATGAGCAGGATGAGGCCGGAAACCTCACCATCAATTCCAAGAACACGCTGGAGGCGCTGCGCTTTGTCAAGGGATTGTTTGAGGACTGCATGACGGCCGAGGTGCTCGCCTGGGATGCTTCCTCCAACAACCGGCAGATGCTCGCCGGCCGTTCCTCGCTTGTGCTCAACGCCATTTCGGTGACGCGCACCGGCGAGAACCAGAAGATGTCGATTCACGAGAAGATCGCCGTTGCGAAGGCCGCCAAGGGTCCGGTGCGCCGCATGGGCCTCGAGCACGTGATGGATTGCTATGTGATCTGGAAATTCTCGGAGAATATCCCGGGCGCACAGAAATTCCTGGTCGATTACATTGGCAACTTCAAGGAAGCCTTCACGGCCAGCGAGTTCTACAATTTCCCGTGCTTCCCGCAGACCGTGCCGGACCTCAAGCAGCTCATCTCCAACGACAAGAAGGCGGTGCCGCCGGACAAGTATGCGGTGCTTGAGGACGTGCTCGATTGGGCGACCAACATTGGCTATCCCGGCTACTCCACCGCGCCCATTTCCGACACGTACCAGACATGGCTGCTCAATACTGCTTTCGCCGAGGCGGCAACCGGCGCGGAGACGCCCGAAGATGCCTTGAAGAAACTCGACACCAAGATGAAGGCGATCTGGGGCAAATGGAGAGAGCGGGGGATGATCTGA
- a CDS encoding helix-turn-helix domain-containing protein: MDGKTKKKVTRRKTPSLADDIRASFQEALALASGKRTKAKVRRVTPRETDARQARLKLGLTQREFASFIGTGVGTVRKWELGTRRPSGAARTLIEVIKTEPKAVRRAMNKQMAS, translated from the coding sequence ATGGACGGCAAGACAAAGAAGAAGGTGACGCGGCGCAAGACCCCCTCGCTCGCCGACGACATTCGCGCGAGCTTTCAGGAGGCGCTGGCGCTCGCCTCCGGCAAGCGCACGAAAGCCAAGGTGCGTCGCGTGACGCCGCGCGAGACCGACGCACGGCAGGCGCGGCTCAAGCTCGGACTGACGCAGCGCGAATTCGCGAGCTTCATTGGCACGGGAGTGGGCACCGTGCGGAAATGGGAACTGGGCACGCGGCGGCCCTCGGGCGCAGCACGCACACTGATCGAGGTGATCAAGACCGAGCCGAAGGCCGTGCGGCGCGCGATGAACAAGCAGATGGCGTCCTAA
- a CDS encoding Spy/CpxP family protein refolding chaperone: MQQQRLAGTVLVLAALALAVPSPARAQGYGPGMMGPGYGPGMMYGQGYGPGRGMMGYGGGMMMGGGMMGGCPMFGQDGPGTAFVDGRIAFLRAELGITEEQKAAFDAYAEAIKANVQSMQGMWQQMKAVWEAKTAPERFDAHLSAMEGRIAALKAAKPALDKLYASLSDAQKKKADGIITGMGCMM; the protein is encoded by the coding sequence ATGCAACAGCAACGCCTTGCCGGTACCGTCCTCGTCCTCGCCGCCCTCGCGCTGGCTGTGCCCTCGCCCGCGCGCGCGCAAGGTTACGGTCCCGGCATGATGGGGCCGGGCTACGGACCCGGCATGATGTACGGACAGGGCTATGGCCCCGGCCGCGGCATGATGGGCTATGGCGGCGGCATGATGATGGGCGGCGGCATGATGGGCGGCTGTCCGATGTTCGGGCAGGACGGGCCGGGCACGGCTTTCGTCGACGGGCGCATCGCCTTCCTGCGCGCCGAGCTCGGCATCACCGAGGAGCAGAAGGCGGCCTTCGACGCCTATGCCGAGGCGATCAAGGCGAATGTCCAGAGCATGCAGGGCATGTGGCAGCAGATGAAGGCGGTGTGGGAGGCGAAGACCGCGCCCGAGCGGTTCGACGCGCATCTGTCGGCGATGGAAGGCCGCATCGCCGCGCTGAAGGCGGCGAAGCCCGCGCTCGACAAGCTCTATGCCTCGCTCAGCGACGCGCAGAAGAAGAAGGCCGACGGCATTATCACCGGCATGGGCTGCATGATGTGA
- a CDS encoding DUF3883 domain-containing protein — MPADDSKIGTDWSDDELDAIVADYFAMLEAELSKRPYVKRRHNAALQEKIGRTQGAIEFKHQNISAVLEELGEPWIPGYKPMRNYQEAIFPAIERYLSRNPAVPYEQLPPAVLHAAEDSGNMLLDPTGVFIEPPAPAERIHRPPALERLVRKFDPVERDHRNRKLGKAGEEFVLQIERKRLQTLDRPDLARKIRWVSAEDGDGAGYDILSFEPNGQERLVEVKTTNGSAKTPFFLTRNEHAVANERAASWQLYRLHLFAQTPRIFTIKPPLEAHLHLHPQAWRASLR; from the coding sequence TTGCCGGCGGACGACAGTAAAATCGGGACGGACTGGAGCGATGACGAACTGGACGCCATCGTCGCCGACTACTTCGCCATGCTGGAGGCGGAGCTTTCCAAGCGACCCTATGTGAAAAGGCGCCACAATGCGGCGCTCCAAGAGAAGATTGGCCGGACCCAGGGCGCGATCGAATTCAAGCATCAGAATATCTCGGCTGTCCTCGAAGAACTGGGCGAGCCGTGGATTCCTGGCTACAAGCCGATGCGGAATTATCAGGAAGCCATTTTCCCGGCCATCGAGCGCTATCTTTCGAGGAATCCGGCCGTCCCCTACGAACAATTGCCGCCGGCCGTGCTGCACGCCGCCGAAGACTCCGGGAACATGCTGCTCGACCCGACGGGCGTGTTCATCGAACCTCCTGCACCGGCAGAAAGGATTCATCGCCCGCCGGCGCTTGAGCGCCTTGTGAGAAAGTTCGATCCCGTGGAGCGGGACCACCGCAATCGCAAACTGGGCAAGGCCGGCGAGGAATTTGTCCTCCAGATCGAGCGCAAGCGGCTTCAGACTCTCGACCGCCCCGATCTTGCGCGAAAAATCCGCTGGGTTTCAGCAGAGGACGGCGACGGCGCGGGTTACGACATCCTGTCCTTCGAGCCGAACGGCCAGGAACGTCTGGTCGAGGTCAAGACGACCAACGGTTCGGCGAAAACGCCCTTCTTCCTGACGCGCAACGAGCATGCGGTGGCAAACGAACGCGCCGCGAGCTGGCAGCTTTATCGGTTGCATCTGTTTGCACAGACGCCGCGCATCTTCACGATCAAGCCGCCGCTGGAAGCGCACCTGCACCTCCATCCGCAAGCCTGGCGGGCCTCGCTGCGGTGA
- a CDS encoding IS3 family transposase (programmed frameshift), with the protein MKRSKFSEAQIAFVLKQAEDGTAIGEVCRKAGISEATFYNWRKKYAGLMPSEMKRLRQLEDENGKLKKLVADLSLDRAMLQDVLRRKPMKPARRRQLVDHARSTWKVSIRRACSVLVTEPSTYHYKSRRAGQAPLCHRMKEIAATRVRYGYRRIHVLLRREGWPVNAKRVYRLYREMGLQLRNKTPRRRVKARLRDDRQPATRSNEIWAMDFVHDQLATGRKLRVLTIVDTFSRFSPATEVRFNFRGADVVEVLERVGRQLGYPKAIRVDQGSEFVSRDLDLWAYQRDVTLDFSRPGKPTDNAFIESFNGKFRSECLNAHWFMSLDDAQRKCEAWRRHYNEERPHSAIGNRPPIDVLNRSAAHGPPLVEQAGNSPAA; encoded by the exons ATGAAGAGATCGAAGTTTTCGGAGGCGCAGATTGCCTTCGTGCTGAAGCAGGCGGAGGACGGCACCGCGATCGGCGAAGTCTGCCGGAAGGCAGGGATCTCCGAAGCCACGTTCTACAACTGGCGTAAGAAGTATGCCGGTCTGATGCCCTCGGAGATGAAGCGCCTGCGTCAGCTCGAGGATGAGAACGGCAAGCTCAAGAAGCTGGTCGCCGACCTGTCGCTTGATCGCGCCATGCTGCAGGATGTTCTTCGCCGCAAAC CTATGAAGCCTGCCCGGCGTCGGCAGTTGGTCGATCATGCGCGATCGACCTGGAAGGTCTCGATCCGTCGCGCCTGTTCAGTCCTGGTGACGGAGCCCTCGACCTACCACTACAAGAGCCGCCGCGCTGGGCAGGCGCCCCTTTGCCACCGGATGAAGGAGATCGCCGCAACACGGGTGCGCTACGGCTACCGGCGGATTCATGTGCTGCTGCGGCGTGAGGGCTGGCCGGTGAACGCCAAGCGCGTCTATCGGCTGTATCGCGAGATGGGCCTGCAATTGCGCAACAAAACGCCCAGGCGCCGGGTCAAGGCCAGGCTGCGAGACGACCGTCAGCCAGCGACCCGCTCGAACGAGATCTGGGCGATGGACTTCGTGCACGATCAACTCGCCACCGGCCGCAAGTTGCGCGTGCTCACCATCGTGGACACGTTCTCCCGGTTTTCGCCGGCGACGGAAGTGCGCTTCAACTTTCGCGGTGCCGATGTTGTCGAGGTGCTTGAACGTGTCGGCCGCCAGCTTGGCTATCCAAAGGCCATCCGGGTCGACCAGGGCAGCGAGTTCGTCTCGCGCGATCTCGATCTCTGGGCCTACCAGCGTGACGTCACGCTCGACTTCTCCCGGCCAGGCAAGCCCACCGACAACGCATTCATCGAGTCGTTCAACGGCAAGTTCCGGAGCGAGTGTCTGAACGCACACTGGTTCATGAGCCTCGACGATGCGCAGCGAAAATGCGAGGCTTGGCGTAGACACTACAACGAGGAGCGACCACACAGCGCGATCGGCAACCGACCGCCGATCGACGTGCTGAATCGATCAGCGGCGCACGGCCCGCCACTGGTCGAACAGGCTGGAAATTCCCCAGCCGCGTGA
- a CDS encoding type II toxin-antitoxin system RelE/ParE family toxin, with the protein MPRRPVSVIELAGYRRRADELLTAEEQAAVVDLVAYEPTCGDLIPGTGGLRKVRVGRSGQGKRGGARVVYYFYDADFPILLLALYAKNQKGDLTAAEKKEFAAFAKETVRQWTARQRRR; encoded by the coding sequence ATGCCGCGCCGCCCCGTTTCGGTGATTGAACTCGCCGGTTATCGCAGGCGGGCGGACGAATTGCTGACGGCGGAGGAGCAGGCGGCGGTCGTCGATCTCGTCGCCTATGAGCCGACCTGCGGCGACCTCATCCCCGGCACCGGCGGTCTGCGCAAAGTGCGGGTCGGACGCAGCGGACAGGGCAAGCGTGGCGGCGCGCGCGTCGTCTATTATTTCTATGATGCGGATTTTCCGATCCTGCTGCTGGCACTCTATGCCAAGAACCAGAAGGGCGACCTGACGGCGGCGGAGAAGAAAGAGTTTGCGGCTTTTGCGAAGGAGACAGTGCGGCAATGGACGGCAAGACAAAGAAGAAGGTGA
- a CDS encoding Hsp20/alpha crystallin family protein, with protein MNFKSLVPGGRNHQMARRDFNNPFLSLQQEIDRLFDDFGRGFPSIGGARMAELTPAMDVKETDKAIEITAELPGLEEKDVEIDVSDNMLTLRGEKKAESEEKGQDFRMMERSYGSFYRSFTLPPGIDADKIQAKMSKGVLTLTLPKTPEAPRKKIEVKREG; from the coding sequence ATGAATTTCAAGTCTCTCGTTCCCGGCGGCCGCAACCACCAGATGGCGCGGCGCGACTTCAATAATCCGTTCCTGTCGCTGCAGCAGGAGATCGACCGGCTGTTCGACGATTTCGGCCGCGGCTTTCCGTCCATCGGCGGCGCGCGCATGGCCGAATTGACGCCGGCCATGGACGTGAAGGAGACCGACAAGGCGATCGAGATTACCGCCGAATTGCCCGGTCTCGAGGAGAAGGACGTCGAGATCGACGTCTCCGACAACATGCTCACCCTGCGCGGCGAGAAGAAAGCCGAGAGCGAGGAGAAGGGACAGGACTTTCGCATGATGGAGCGCAGCTACGGCAGCTTCTACCGCAGCTTCACCTTGCCGCCCGGCATCGATGCCGACAAAATCCAGGCGAAGATGTCGAAAGGCGTGCTGACGCTGACGCTGCCGAAAACGCCGGAGGCGCCGCGCAAGAAGATCGAGGTCAAGCGCGAAGGGTGA
- a CDS encoding YidB family protein codes for MGVLDVILGRDENGNVSKINLALIALMLWKMYQSTQGRGAPEPMPAPSGRRADSPAPSQQETQQPTPNPAPSSRDATDGGFRDLTEAMNRMPDYRRDPGAGGGLGGGLGDILGDILGGGRGRGGQSQPGGPGRGGLDDILGDILGGGRPSGRGGQPGGGLGDILGDILGGGRPGGMRVMGAGGPQGDPFSDLLHGAGGGALAGLLGAGLGGLLQQFDQSGHGEQARSWVDRSDNKPISPSEIEETFGADTINTLVRQLGVPREELLSGLAQVLPQAVDQMTPDGRMPTQEEMARWR; via the coding sequence ATGGGCGTGCTTGACGTCATTCTCGGCCGCGATGAAAACGGCAATGTCTCGAAGATCAACCTGGCGCTGATCGCGTTGATGCTTTGGAAGATGTACCAGAGCACGCAAGGGCGCGGCGCGCCCGAGCCGATGCCCGCGCCCTCGGGACGACGGGCCGACAGTCCCGCTCCCTCGCAGCAAGAGACGCAGCAGCCCACGCCAAATCCGGCGCCGTCTTCGCGCGACGCCACTGACGGCGGCTTCCGCGATCTGACCGAAGCCATGAACCGCATGCCCGATTACCGGCGCGATCCAGGTGCCGGCGGCGGACTTGGCGGCGGACTCGGCGACATCCTCGGCGACATTCTGGGCGGCGGGCGCGGCCGCGGCGGTCAGTCGCAACCGGGCGGGCCGGGCCGCGGCGGACTGGACGACATTCTCGGCGACATCCTTGGCGGCGGACGGCCATCCGGGCGCGGCGGCCAGCCGGGCGGCGGGCTTGGCGATATCCTCGGCGACATTCTCGGCGGTGGACGGCCGGGTGGCATGCGCGTGATGGGCGCGGGCGGTCCGCAAGGCGATCCTTTCTCCGATCTGTTGCACGGAGCCGGAGGTGGAGCGCTCGCTGGTCTGCTCGGTGCGGGGCTCGGCGGATTGCTGCAGCAATTCGATCAATCCGGACATGGCGAGCAGGCGCGTTCCTGGGTCGACCGGAGCGACAACAAGCCGATCTCGCCATCCGAGATCGAGGAAACGTTCGGCGCCGACACCATCAACACGCTGGTGCGGCAGCTCGGCGTGCCGCGCGAGGAATTGCTGTCGGGACTGGCGCAGGTGCTGCCGCAGGCGGTTGACCAAATGACGCCGGACGGACGCATGCCGACGCAGGAGGAGATGGCGCGCTGGAGGTGA
- a CDS encoding L,D-transpeptidase translates to MRPRFRLLAAAIAVSGLTLSAPFARADLFIEIDKTTQRMTVTRDGAQLYVWPVSTGRAGHDTPSGRYTPFRMEKDHFSREWDDAPMPNSVFFTKQGHAIHGSFDVKKLGTAASAGCVRLAPPNAETLFNMVRAEGLNNVKVAIGGQVQRRAPTDEIARGAPQNITPYADQQGPSYPAPGQQYQYRDRDSRYPDPYAGQPRYDPRYDPYYAQRRPYYYDDYGRPRYVQPYRGPQMYYERRGYGYGWN, encoded by the coding sequence ATGCGTCCGCGCTTCCGCCTTCTTGCCGCCGCGATCGCCGTGAGCGGCCTCACGCTCAGCGCTCCCTTTGCCCGCGCCGATCTTTTCATCGAAATCGACAAGACCACGCAGCGCATGACGGTGACGCGCGACGGCGCGCAGCTCTATGTCTGGCCGGTCTCCACCGGGCGCGCCGGCCACGACACGCCATCCGGCCGCTACACGCCCTTTCGCATGGAGAAAGATCATTTCTCGCGCGAATGGGACGACGCGCCGATGCCGAATTCCGTCTTCTTCACCAAGCAGGGCCACGCCATCCATGGCAGCTTCGACGTGAAGAAGCTCGGCACCGCCGCCTCCGCCGGTTGCGTGCGGCTGGCGCCGCCGAATGCGGAGACGCTGTTCAACATGGTGAGGGCGGAGGGGCTGAACAATGTGAAGGTCGCGATTGGCGGCCAGGTGCAGCGCCGCGCGCCGACGGACGAGATTGCGCGCGGAGCGCCGCAGAACATCACTCCTTACGCCGATCAGCAGGGCCCGTCCTATCCCGCGCCCGGCCAGCAATATCAATATCGCGACCGCGACAGCCGTTATCCGGATCCCTATGCCGGCCAGCCGCGTTACGATCCACGCTACGATCCCTATTACGCGCAGCGTCGCCCGTATTACTATGACGATTACGGCCGCCCGCGTTATGTGCAGCCCTATCGCGGACCGCAGATGTATTATGAGCGCCGCGGCTACGGCTATGGATGGAACTGA
- a CDS encoding ParB N-terminal domain-containing protein, producing MMKRETFEIARIYVPVKRRASLEPDKVEALAQDILANGLKNPILVRPDGERFVLVEGLHRLEAAKALGETTIAGYRVAARKH from the coding sequence ATGATGAAACGCGAGACCTTCGAAATCGCCCGCATCTATGTGCCGGTGAAACGCCGCGCGAGCCTGGAGCCGGACAAGGTCGAAGCGCTGGCGCAGGACATTCTCGCGAACGGCCTGAAGAATCCGATCCTGGTGCGGCCGGACGGCGAGCGCTTCGTCTTGGTCGAGGGGCTGCACCGGCTGGAAGCGGCGAAGGCGCTGGGCGAGACGACGATCGCCGGCTACCGCGTCGCCGCGCGCAAGCACTAG
- a CDS encoding carbohydrate ABC transporter permease: MTRRPLKLARIAQAGGHAGILVFFITFLAFPFYWMLMTTFKTTIDLHDVSKNPFLFNEPPTLEHLEVLFRDTQYLQWLINTGAVGIAVVLITLILAVPAGYALARMTGPWAQTLGIAIFLTYLVPPTILFIPFARIIAVLGLQDSLWSLVLVYPSFTVPFCTWLLMGFFKAIPRDLEDAAMIDGLSRFGAFIKVVMPISFAGVLTAIIFAFTLVTQEFVYGVTFITSASSYTVSVGVPTFLVRGDVYFWGSMMGACLIASVPIAIIYNVFVDRFVAGFTVGAVK; the protein is encoded by the coding sequence ATGACGCGCCGTCCGCTCAAGCTCGCGCGCATCGCCCAGGCCGGCGGCCATGCCGGTATCCTGGTCTTTTTCATCACCTTCCTCGCATTTCCGTTCTATTGGATGCTGATGACGACGTTCAAGACGACGATCGACCTGCACGACGTCAGCAAGAACCCGTTTCTGTTCAATGAGCCGCCAACCCTCGAACATCTCGAGGTGTTGTTTCGCGACACGCAATACCTGCAATGGCTGATCAATACCGGCGCGGTCGGGATTGCGGTCGTTCTCATCACGCTCATCCTGGCGGTACCGGCGGGTTATGCGCTCGCGCGCATGACCGGGCCGTGGGCGCAGACGCTCGGGATTGCGATCTTCCTGACCTATCTCGTGCCGCCGACCATCCTGTTCATCCCCTTCGCGCGCATCATCGCCGTTCTCGGCCTGCAGGATTCGCTGTGGTCGCTGGTACTCGTCTATCCGAGCTTCACGGTGCCGTTCTGCACCTGGCTCTTGATGGGCTTCTTCAAGGCGATCCCGCGCGATCTGGAGGATGCCGCCATGATCGACGGGCTCTCGCGCTTCGGCGCCTTCATCAAGGTGGTGATGCCGATTTCGTTTGCCGGCGTGCTCACCGCGATCATCTTCGCCTTTACCCTCGTGACTCAGGAATTCGTCTATGGCGTCACCTTCATTACCTCGGCATCGAGCTACACTGTCAGCGTCGGCGTGCCGACCTTCCTCGTGCGCGGCGATGTCTATTTCTGGGGCTCGATGATGGGCGCCTGCCTGATCGCGAGCGTGCCGATCGCGATCATCTACAATGTCTTCGTCGACCGTTTCGTCGCGGGGTTTACGGTGGGGGCGGTGAAGTAG
- a CDS encoding ABC transporter ATP-binding protein: MATVEARHISKHFDEVHAVDGIDLLAREGEFLVLLGPSGCGKTTLMRLIAGLEQPTAGDIVIDGHVVTDLPPRARNIAMVFQSYALYPHLTVEKNISFPLRAIGMPKDAIRKKVEWAARMFGIERFLDRKPRQLSGGERQRVALARAVVREPVVFLLDEPLSNLDAKLRNSARDELKQFQRNLSTTTIYVTHDQAEAMGLGDRIAVLNQGKVIQIGTPHEIYGKPTDTFVATFIGSPPMNLVADDSSYVGFRPEAFLPREVGNSEDSVAFPFRVTRVEYLGADRLVYGVLEGRAPDAHVISKLPNNIRAEVAAGERYDFVVHKGEIQRFDRNTGRRIDGGGR, translated from the coding sequence ATGGCGACGGTCGAGGCACGGCACATATCGAAGCATTTCGACGAGGTGCACGCGGTCGATGGCATTGACCTCCTCGCACGCGAAGGTGAATTCCTTGTCCTGCTTGGCCCCTCTGGTTGCGGCAAGACAACGCTGATGCGGCTGATCGCGGGTCTCGAGCAGCCGACCGCGGGCGACATCGTCATCGATGGCCACGTCGTCACCGACCTGCCGCCGCGCGCCCGCAACATCGCCATGGTGTTCCAGAGCTACGCGCTCTATCCGCATCTGACCGTCGAGAAGAATATTTCCTTTCCGTTGCGCGCGATCGGCATGCCGAAAGACGCCATCCGCAAGAAAGTGGAATGGGCGGCGCGCATGTTCGGCATCGAGCGTTTCCTCGACCGCAAGCCGCGCCAGCTCTCCGGCGGCGAGCGCCAGCGCGTCGCGCTCGCGCGCGCGGTGGTGCGTGAGCCCGTGGTGTTCCTGCTCGACGAGCCCCTGTCCAATCTCGACGCCAAGCTGCGCAATTCGGCGCGCGACGAGCTCAAGCAGTTCCAGCGCAATCTTTCGACCACCACGATCTACGTCACCCATGACCAGGCGGAAGCCATGGGCCTCGGCGACCGCATCGCCGTGCTCAATCAGGGCAAGGTGATCCAGATCGGCACGCCGCACGAGATTTACGGCAAGCCGACGGACACCTTCGTTGCCACTTTCATCGGTTCGCCGCCGATGAACCTCGTCGCCGACGACTCCTCTTATGTCGGCTTTCGGCCTGAGGCATTCCTGCCGCGCGAGGTCGGCAATTCGGAGGACAGCGTCGCCTTTCCCTTCCGCGTCACCCGCGTCGAATATCTCGGCGCCGACCGTCTGGTTTATGGCGTGCTTGAAGGCCGCGCGCCCGACGCGCACGTGATCTCCAAACTGCCGAACAACATCCGCGCCGAAGTCGCAGCAGGTGAGCGCTACGACTTCGTGGTGCACAAGGGCGAGATCCAGCGCTTCGATCGCAACACTGGCCGCCGCATCGACGGGGGCGGGCGATGA
- a CDS encoding twin-arginine translocation signal domain-containing protein, producing the protein MESQKPHRRLSRRDAIKTATAAGVAASIGPFFHVTPARAAKTLKILQWSHFVPGY; encoded by the coding sequence ATGGAAAGCCAGAAGCCTCATCGCAGGCTGTCGCGCCGCGATGCGATCAAGACGGCGACTGCCGCAGGCGTCGCTGCAAGTATCGGCCCGTTCTTCCATGTCACACCAGCAAGGGCCGCCAAGACACTGAAGATTCTGCAATGGAGCCACTTCGTCCCCGGCTATTGA